A genomic region of Coraliomargarita sinensis contains the following coding sequences:
- a CDS encoding leucine-rich repeat domain-containing protein has translation MKNLKVLSLSENLIESKNPNLIYYLKKSKVELISISKNRLVSCSFLSKVSDIKAIDLSENLISRLGDGEDMSNSIEYLDLKHNKISAIAQKYKFSNKLEYLNLSNNQLKEFNSPAECVDLTDLDISDNRLKHFPGQILELDKLATLNLSGNAISQVDSELIRQLVTIKGFSVLDISNNSISTIELILVKENDRYDFHLDISGNPLGHIYVNSQ, from the coding sequence ATGAAAAATCTTAAAGTTCTCTCTTTGTCCGAAAATCTCATAGAGAGCAAGAATCCCAACCTAATCTATTACCTAAAGAAGTCTAAGGTTGAACTAATTTCTATTTCAAAAAATAGATTAGTCAGTTGCTCTTTTTTGTCTAAAGTATCAGATATTAAAGCTATAGATTTATCTGAAAATTTAATAAGTAGATTAGGTGATGGGGAAGATATGTCGAATTCAATCGAATATTTAGACCTAAAGCACAACAAGATAAGCGCTATTGCACAAAAATATAAGTTCTCAAATAAGCTTGAATACCTGAATTTATCGAACAATCAACTAAAGGAATTTAATTCGCCCGCCGAATGCGTTGATTTGACTGATTTGGATATCTCCGATAATCGCCTGAAACACTTCCCGGGTCAAATTCTAGAATTAGACAAACTGGCTACTTTGAACTTATCCGGCAACGCAATATCTCAGGTAGACTCGGAGCTGATACGTCAATTAGTCACCATAAAAGGGTTTTCTGTTTTAGATATATCTAACAACTCGATATCAACAATTGAGCTAATCCTTGTAAAAGAAAACGATAGATATGACTTTCACCTAGACATATCCGGCAACCCCTTGGGCCATATTTATGTTAATTCTCAGTAA
- a CDS encoding PfkB family carbohydrate kinase, whose amino-acid sequence MEHQTKTLSELEKCAGKAASIKAVVGIDGFVDKIVHPVDKRNGPGDDFDRIPTISEFGSRISSAAGKSANIELAPVVEKLGGNGPIMANAQAAHGLQVRYIGALGENAIHPVFSEFAVKTGAVSIADPGISHAAEFKDGKIIFGSMASLEAIHYDHILELVGEEALESLFSGANLIAMVNWTMIPFLTEVFKKMLSDLLPKLPEDPERLFFFDLADPEKRSSEDLKEVLHLFKEFEAFGKVILGLNYREAEQVDGLLGHEPMEKTPENLQSLAARIREALKVDTVVVHPVECAACATPEGTAFAEGPLCDDPKITTGAGDHFNSGFVTGRLIGLSPEAALTLAVATSGHYVRTAVSPTLDDLAKFIGSWK is encoded by the coding sequence ATGGAACATCAGACCAAAACCCTTTCCGAACTCGAAAAATGCGCGGGTAAAGCCGCCTCAATCAAGGCGGTTGTCGGCATCGACGGCTTTGTCGATAAAATTGTCCATCCGGTCGACAAACGCAACGGCCCGGGTGATGACTTTGACCGCATCCCCACCATTTCGGAGTTCGGCTCGCGCATCAGCTCGGCTGCGGGCAAGAGCGCCAACATCGAACTGGCCCCGGTCGTGGAAAAGCTGGGCGGGAATGGCCCGATCATGGCCAACGCACAAGCCGCCCACGGACTACAGGTCCGCTACATCGGCGCCTTGGGCGAGAATGCCATCCACCCGGTTTTCAGTGAGTTCGCGGTTAAAACCGGCGCCGTATCGATCGCCGATCCCGGCATCAGCCACGCGGCCGAGTTTAAAGATGGCAAAATCATCTTCGGCTCAATGGCCAGCTTGGAAGCGATCCACTACGACCATATTCTGGAACTGGTGGGAGAAGAAGCGTTGGAGTCCCTCTTCTCCGGAGCCAATCTCATCGCCATGGTCAACTGGACGATGATTCCCTTCCTCACCGAGGTCTTTAAAAAGATGCTCAGCGATCTGCTACCCAAGCTACCGGAAGATCCGGAAAGACTCTTTTTCTTCGACTTGGCGGACCCGGAAAAACGTTCCTCCGAAGATTTGAAAGAAGTTCTCCACCTCTTCAAGGAATTCGAAGCTTTCGGCAAAGTCATCCTCGGGCTGAACTATCGCGAAGCAGAACAAGTCGATGGCCTGCTGGGGCACGAACCCATGGAGAAGACTCCCGAAAACCTGCAATCTCTGGCCGCGCGCATTCGGGAAGCACTCAAGGTGGATACGGTCGTGGTTCATCCGGTGGAATGTGCCGCCTGTGCCACACCGGAAGGCACTGCCTTTGCCGAGGGCCCGCTCTGTGATGACCCGAAGATCACCACCGGGGCGGGCGATCACTTCAACTCGGGCTTTGTCACCGGCCGCTTGATCGGACTTTCCCCCGAAGCCGCTCTTACCCTCGCCGTCGCCACTTCCGGCCATTACGTCCGCACAGCGGTGAGCCCGACACTCGACGATCTCGCGAAGTTCATCGGTTCCTGGAAGTAA
- a CDS encoding metallophosphoesterase encodes MKQETPSISIPQLRNANDLKARMGEALLNSRLAKQAKHEARLTHQGEGIFKLERSRHISIDRLAEKALRLSLLWRRAHQNIFKIRTVEQAWQLPNLPPAFDGFRLLQLSDLHLDIDPNLASVIARSVRKCPHDAMVVTGDFRKTTSDDLEPSMALMPQILEATKAPCYGVLGNHDFIQKVERLESYGMRILLNESTPLKRDGEKLWIAGVDDPHFYRTHDFAAARSGMPEDACSVLLCHSPEPYSEAAEYGFDLMLSGHTHGGQICLPGGRHLVNSSKGLPRRFVRGRWQSGSMLGYTSPGTGSSGVAARLNCPPEITVHTLACQR; translated from the coding sequence ATGAAGCAGGAAACCCCATCCATTTCGATCCCACAGCTTCGGAACGCCAATGACTTGAAAGCAAGGATGGGCGAAGCGCTCCTAAACAGCCGCTTGGCCAAACAAGCCAAACACGAAGCGCGACTCACGCACCAGGGCGAAGGCATTTTCAAGCTGGAACGCTCCCGCCATATCTCAATCGATCGCTTGGCCGAAAAGGCCCTGAGGCTCTCCCTGCTTTGGAGACGTGCGCATCAGAATATTTTCAAGATCCGCACCGTCGAGCAGGCGTGGCAGTTGCCGAACTTACCGCCGGCATTTGATGGCTTCCGTCTACTGCAATTAAGCGACCTCCATCTCGACATCGACCCAAACCTGGCCTCGGTAATTGCGCGAAGCGTGAGGAAATGCCCACACGATGCCATGGTCGTCACGGGCGACTTCCGAAAAACCACGAGCGATGATCTGGAGCCCTCTATGGCGCTGATGCCACAAATTCTGGAAGCAACCAAAGCCCCCTGCTACGGGGTACTGGGGAACCACGATTTTATTCAAAAGGTGGAACGACTCGAGAGCTACGGCATGAGAATTCTTTTGAACGAGTCGACGCCTTTGAAACGTGATGGGGAAAAGCTCTGGATCGCCGGGGTCGATGATCCGCATTTTTACCGGACCCACGACTTTGCTGCGGCCCGCAGTGGGATGCCGGAAGATGCCTGTTCGGTGCTGCTCTGCCACTCGCCCGAGCCTTATAGTGAAGCAGCCGAATACGGCTTCGATCTCATGCTCTCCGGCCACACACACGGCGGACAAATCTGCCTGCCCGGCGGCCGGCACCTCGTCAACTCAAGCAAAGGTCTGCCAAGGCGGTTCGTCCGTGGTCGCTGGCAGAGCGGCAGCATGCTCGGCTACACCTCTCCCGGGACCGGCAGCTCCGGCGTTGCCGCCCGGCTGAACTGCCCGCCGGAGATTACCGTGCACACTTTAGCCTGCCAGCGGTAG
- a CDS encoding carbon starvation CstA family protein, with amino-acid sequence MLITLLALSAILLALAYRFYGVFLEKRCGIDPDRETPACEINDGVDYVPTRASVLFGHHFSSIAGAGPIVGPVIAAAAFGWLPTWVWIILGSAFVGGVHDFGSTLMSLRYRGRSITTTCRNLVGETTGKLFLIFVVLALVYVIVVFLDLTVTGFVDQPAVATASGWFIVVALLFGLVARRAGISYKIVVPLFVVLTYLGLWVGVQFPAADMGKGFWTGAVLLYCYCAAILPVGVLMQPRDFLSATFLYAIMLLGVLGLILHGGGFDLPAYTSFEPSDLNYLVPFLFITVACGACSGFHSVVSSGTTSKQIRTERDVKKVSYGAMLVEGLLAVFALACIGVVGGIGEGGPVGTFAGGSAIFFESLGIPHSVGLTFATLAVSTFLLTTLDTCTRLTRFLLEEFFEWRSQSSRYVGTALVLVLPGFAAFGTFTAPDGSVLPVWKAIWPLFGSTNQLLAALALITFVVFLKHRRIAFGFALIPAALMVVMPMTALVFMVFQHGPFSLLGGIALGMVLLGLYVTVMSMKFVLVGPVVAASET; translated from the coding sequence ATGCTGATTACCCTGCTTGCCCTTTCCGCAATTTTGCTGGCGCTGGCTTATCGTTTTTACGGAGTCTTTCTGGAGAAACGCTGTGGCATTGATCCGGACCGGGAGACTCCGGCCTGTGAAATCAATGACGGCGTCGACTACGTGCCGACGCGGGCTTCCGTCTTATTCGGGCACCATTTCTCCTCGATTGCCGGGGCCGGGCCGATTGTGGGGCCGGTCATTGCCGCGGCCGCCTTCGGCTGGTTGCCGACCTGGGTGTGGATTATTCTCGGCTCGGCCTTTGTCGGCGGAGTGCACGACTTCGGCAGCACTTTGATGTCCCTGCGATATCGCGGACGATCGATCACGACGACTTGCCGCAACTTGGTCGGCGAAACCACAGGGAAGCTCTTTCTCATCTTCGTCGTGCTCGCGCTGGTTTATGTCATCGTCGTTTTCCTGGATCTGACGGTGACCGGTTTTGTCGATCAACCCGCGGTGGCCACGGCTTCGGGTTGGTTTATTGTGGTGGCCCTGCTCTTTGGCTTGGTCGCCCGTCGCGCGGGGATTTCCTACAAGATTGTGGTCCCGCTTTTCGTAGTGCTCACCTACCTAGGGCTCTGGGTCGGCGTGCAGTTTCCCGCCGCCGACATGGGCAAGGGCTTCTGGACCGGGGCGGTGCTGCTCTACTGTTATTGCGCCGCGATTTTGCCAGTCGGGGTGCTCATGCAGCCGCGTGATTTTCTCAGCGCGACTTTTCTGTATGCTATCATGTTATTGGGGGTGCTTGGCCTTATCTTGCACGGCGGAGGGTTCGATCTTCCGGCTTACACCAGTTTCGAGCCGAGCGATCTGAATTATCTCGTACCCTTTCTTTTTATCACCGTCGCCTGCGGGGCTTGTAGCGGCTTTCACAGCGTCGTCAGCAGCGGGACGACCTCGAAACAGATTCGCACGGAACGGGATGTGAAAAAGGTCTCCTATGGGGCCATGCTGGTCGAAGGCCTACTGGCGGTTTTTGCCTTGGCCTGCATCGGGGTGGTAGGTGGCATTGGCGAGGGCGGACCGGTCGGGACCTTTGCCGGAGGGTCGGCGATCTTTTTCGAGTCGCTCGGCATCCCGCATTCGGTCGGGCTGACTTTTGCCACGCTGGCCGTCAGCACCTTTCTCTTGACGACACTCGACACCTGCACACGGCTGACCCGTTTCCTTCTGGAAGAGTTTTTTGAATGGCGTAGCCAGTCCAGTCGTTATGTGGGCACGGCTCTAGTACTGGTGCTGCCGGGGTTTGCCGCCTTCGGCACCTTTACGGCACCCGATGGTTCCGTGCTTCCGGTCTGGAAGGCCATCTGGCCCCTTTTCGGTTCGACCAACCAGTTGCTGGCGGCGCTCGCACTCATCACCTTTGTCGTTTTTCTCAAGCACCGGCGCATCGCTTTCGGCTTCGCCCTGATTCCCGCCGCGCTGATGGTCGTTATGCCCATGACGGCTCTGGTCTTTATGGTCTTCCAGCACGGGCCGTTCAGCCTGCTCGGAGGCATCGCCCTCGGCATGGTCCTGCTCGGGCTTTATGTTACAGTGATGTCGATGAAGTTCGTCCTGGTGGGACCTGTGGTGGCTGCCAGTGAGACTTAG
- the tmk gene encoding dTMP kinase, with the protein MPGRFITFEGGEGCGKSTQIERLANRLRAEGHTVHQTREPGGTRLGEAIRNLLQHDEAGHGMCPETELLLFTAARAQIVRELITPALERGEIVLCDRFADSTTVYQGVARSIDPIEVAAVNQFACGALMPDLTVLIDLDPEIGLQRARDNRGAPLDRMEQEALAFHQQVRRGYLELAQVDNERFTILDGTKEIEALEKEIWNAVEPKLS; encoded by the coding sequence ATGCCCGGACGATTTATCACATTTGAAGGCGGCGAAGGTTGCGGCAAATCCACCCAGATTGAACGACTGGCCAATCGGCTGCGGGCCGAGGGGCACACAGTTCATCAAACCCGCGAACCCGGTGGCACCCGGCTGGGCGAGGCGATTCGCAACCTCCTTCAGCACGACGAAGCCGGCCACGGCATGTGCCCGGAGACGGAGCTTCTCCTCTTCACCGCCGCCCGTGCCCAGATCGTACGGGAGCTCATCACGCCTGCACTAGAACGCGGCGAGATTGTGCTCTGCGACCGCTTTGCGGATTCCACCACCGTGTATCAAGGCGTCGCCCGTTCCATCGACCCGATCGAAGTGGCCGCAGTCAACCAGTTTGCCTGCGGTGCACTGATGCCCGACCTCACCGTTTTGATCGACCTTGACCCCGAAATCGGGCTCCAACGCGCCCGCGATAACCGCGGTGCCCCCCTCGACCGGATGGAGCAGGAAGCCCTCGCCTTTCACCAACAGGTCCGGCGCGGCTATCTGGAACTCGCTCAGGTCGACAATGAACGCTTCACCATTCTGGACGGGACAAAGGAAATCGAGGCCCTGGAAAAGGAGATTTGGAACGCGGTTGAGCCGAAGCTGAGCTAA
- a CDS encoding transposase → MKVSGADACYHVMTRTVNGERLFGDREKEILRKMLWQVADFCGVEVLTYCIMSNHFHVLLRVPVVSEIPDKELLRRYNVLYPKPTKYQTASIAVMEKELRDDGEEAEGIRRKLSARMGDVSEYMKAVKQRFSVWYNRSHQRYGTLWAERFKSVLVEGKGNPLQTMAAYIDLNPVRAGIVDDPKDYRFCGYAEAVAGNKLAKEGLAGIWASHADGSARSRSSLAEALQSHRELIFGKRAAEAGLAEVTREKALKVLEKDDAVLPKATVLRCRVRYFTDGAILGSREFVRGFAGVWQMEKGRKHPPKPNLLRGADWQDLATIQGLRKQVFG, encoded by the coding sequence ATGAAAGTTTCCGGAGCTGACGCCTGCTACCACGTGATGACGCGTACGGTAAACGGGGAGCGCTTGTTTGGGGACCGGGAGAAGGAGATTTTACGGAAGATGCTCTGGCAGGTGGCTGATTTCTGCGGGGTGGAGGTGCTGACTTACTGCATTATGTCGAACCACTTTCATGTTTTGCTCCGGGTGCCGGTTGTTTCCGAAATTCCTGATAAAGAACTGTTGAGGCGCTACAATGTGTTGTATCCGAAGCCGACCAAATACCAGACGGCTTCGATTGCGGTGATGGAAAAGGAGCTGCGTGATGATGGTGAGGAAGCGGAAGGGATCCGCCGGAAGCTTTCGGCGCGTATGGGGGATGTGTCGGAATATATGAAGGCGGTGAAGCAGCGATTCTCAGTGTGGTATAATCGATCTCACCAGCGCTACGGCACGCTTTGGGCGGAGCGGTTCAAGAGCGTGCTGGTGGAAGGGAAAGGGAACCCGCTCCAAACCATGGCCGCTTACATCGACCTGAATCCGGTGCGGGCGGGAATTGTTGATGATCCGAAGGATTATCGTTTTTGCGGCTATGCCGAAGCGGTGGCAGGGAATAAATTGGCGAAGGAAGGATTGGCCGGGATTTGGGCCTCGCATGCGGATGGCTCGGCGCGGTCACGAAGCTCGCTAGCCGAGGCGTTGCAGTCGCACCGGGAGTTGATCTTCGGGAAGCGGGCCGCCGAGGCGGGGCTGGCGGAGGTGACTCGGGAGAAGGCGCTGAAAGTTCTGGAGAAAGATGATGCCGTCTTGCCGAAGGCGACGGTGCTGCGCTGCCGGGTGCGCTATTTTACGGACGGGGCGATTCTAGGCAGCCGGGAGTTCGTGCGGGGCTTTGCGGGGGTCTGGCAGATGGAGAAGGGGCGAAAACATCCGCCCAAGCCGAACTTGCTGCGCGGGGCCGACTGGCAGGATCTGGCAACTATTCAGGGGCTGAGGAAGCAGGTTTTCGGATAG
- a CDS encoding transposase, with translation MSRKSRIEYAGARYHLINRGNYWSWIFETEGARKSFLKCLEEACTSMEWRLYAWCLMGNHYHLCIETPSPNLVEGMRWLQSTFANRFNRFRKSNGHVFQGRYKAILLDGDALGAVCHYIHLNPVRAGLVEDSALQTYADSSFARFWYPSRRWSFESPEVGAEFAGGLTDTPAGRRKYRDYLEWLSASGEAAKRLGFDKMSRGLMKGTKDAKKAVLEDLKDEQSQRVVEAEASEMREPRWERGLQEALRTLGRDREMLGACRKGEAWKVDLARYLREAYLTPYRWIAEQLRMGAPSYVQSLVSRQKREKESKEWRESNGVKRKI, from the coding sequence GTGTCACGTAAAAGTCGGATCGAATATGCAGGTGCGCGCTATCACTTGATAAACCGTGGTAATTACTGGTCCTGGATATTTGAAACGGAAGGGGCGCGTAAAAGTTTCTTAAAGTGCCTGGAGGAGGCTTGCACGTCAATGGAGTGGCGTTTGTATGCGTGGTGCTTGATGGGCAACCACTACCACTTGTGCATCGAGACACCTAGCCCTAACCTTGTCGAGGGCATGCGCTGGCTGCAGTCGACTTTTGCGAATCGTTTCAATCGCTTCCGTAAGAGCAACGGGCATGTCTTCCAGGGGCGCTACAAAGCCATCCTGCTGGATGGCGATGCGCTCGGTGCGGTTTGTCACTATATCCATCTGAATCCGGTTCGGGCCGGTCTAGTGGAGGATTCGGCTTTGCAGACTTATGCGGACAGCAGTTTCGCCCGGTTTTGGTATCCGAGCCGTCGCTGGTCGTTTGAGTCTCCAGAGGTGGGTGCGGAGTTCGCGGGAGGGTTGACTGATACGCCCGCTGGGCGTCGCAAATACCGGGATTATCTGGAGTGGTTATCCGCATCCGGCGAGGCGGCGAAGCGATTGGGCTTCGATAAGATGTCACGGGGCTTGATGAAGGGAACGAAAGATGCGAAGAAAGCCGTTTTGGAAGACCTGAAGGATGAACAGTCCCAGCGTGTCGTCGAAGCGGAGGCTTCGGAAATGCGGGAGCCTCGCTGGGAGCGAGGATTGCAGGAAGCGCTCCGCACCTTGGGCCGTGACCGGGAGATGTTGGGAGCTTGCCGCAAGGGTGAAGCCTGGAAAGTGGACTTGGCCCGCTACCTCAGAGAGGCTTATTTGACCCCATATCGCTGGATAGCAGAGCAGTTGCGTATGGGTGCGCCATCCTATGTGCAGAGTTTGGTCAGTCGCCAGAAGAGAGAGAAAGAGTCAAAAGAGTGGAGAGAGTCAAATGGGGTCAAACGCAAAATATAA
- the dgt gene encoding dGTP triphosphohydrolase, whose protein sequence is MQNRFYQIFDLERFPENQKIDDGEYRSAFEIERDRIVFSYPFRRLQSKTQVFQSGEYDFYRTRLTHSIEVAKIGRSICKYLRASSDLLSEDFYIDADLTEAVCLAHDLGHPPFGHIGERKLNELMAAHGGFEGNGQTLRILTELIYERPGRTKGIAPTRAFLDGVMKYKALHSEHLQTSGVPPENHFIYDNQSEWRQTIFGGDQPPAEMQSPASLNAFKSIECQIMDWADDTAYSLHDIVDGIHARYITVGSLNDWAEGRDLNEEQRQHIDKLCQVIRENRYEPYFGSRIGRFVHGCSLVRREGFLSDRTHRHAFDLKIDPSVKAESQLYKQIALHLIFKSTQLQQIEFKGGHILERLFQGLSEHCAEGKGEGLRILSPQVLELMDQESTTTGRYRRLCDYVAGLTDGLAVRTYKRLYDADFGSIAELV, encoded by the coding sequence ATGCAAAACCGGTTCTATCAAATTTTTGACCTCGAACGCTTTCCCGAAAACCAAAAAATCGACGACGGGGAATACCGTAGTGCGTTCGAAATCGAACGTGACCGCATCGTCTTCTCCTACCCTTTCCGGCGGCTGCAGTCGAAGACACAGGTCTTCCAGTCCGGCGAATATGACTTCTACCGAACCCGTCTGACCCACTCTATTGAGGTGGCCAAGATCGGGCGTTCGATCTGTAAATATCTTCGGGCCAGCTCCGACCTGCTCAGTGAAGACTTTTATATCGATGCTGATCTAACCGAGGCAGTATGCCTGGCCCATGACCTGGGGCACCCGCCTTTCGGACATATTGGCGAACGCAAACTCAACGAACTGATGGCAGCCCACGGGGGATTTGAAGGCAATGGGCAAACCCTGCGCATCCTGACAGAGTTAATATACGAGCGTCCGGGCAGGACCAAAGGCATCGCCCCGACCCGCGCCTTTCTCGACGGGGTGATGAAATACAAAGCGCTGCACTCTGAACACCTGCAAACCAGCGGCGTGCCCCCGGAGAATCATTTCATCTACGATAATCAATCCGAATGGCGACAAACCATCTTCGGTGGGGACCAACCGCCGGCAGAGATGCAAAGCCCCGCAAGCCTCAATGCTTTCAAAAGTATTGAGTGCCAGATTATGGACTGGGCGGATGACACCGCCTATTCGCTCCACGACATCGTGGACGGCATTCACGCCCGCTACATTACCGTCGGGAGCCTGAACGATTGGGCCGAAGGTCGCGATCTCAATGAAGAGCAACGACAACACATCGATAAACTTTGCCAGGTCATCCGCGAGAACCGCTATGAACCTTACTTCGGCAGTCGGATCGGACGCTTTGTGCATGGCTGCTCCCTGGTCCGCCGGGAGGGCTTTCTCAGCGACCGAACCCATCGCCACGCCTTCGATCTCAAAATCGATCCCTCGGTCAAAGCAGAGAGTCAACTCTACAAGCAAATTGCCCTGCACCTCATCTTTAAGTCCACCCAACTCCAGCAGATCGAGTTTAAGGGCGGTCACATCCTCGAACGCCTCTTTCAGGGGCTCAGCGAACACTGCGCCGAAGGCAAAGGCGAGGGCCTGCGAATCCTCTCACCGCAGGTGCTGGAACTGATGGACCAGGAAAGCACCACCACCGGCCGGTATCGCCGACTCTGCGACTATGTGGCCGGCCTGACCGATGGCCTCGCCGTGCGTACTTACAAGCGGCTCTACGATGCCGATTTCGGCTCGATCGCCGAGTTGGTCTAG
- a CDS encoding RHS repeat-associated core domain-containing protein, protein MPSKQRIDPMRFARRNCEKTKGTTPRNPKCPKNKDSEATPKGEHRKEPMDLERVRFKRDRLNRFDIISGTLVGEYGFSTKPFVDGLDWYYYGFRYYDPVTGRWPSRDPIEERGFNVLLNANGTGDFRILMSNASQGNSYLMIWNALIGKIDYLGLSDADKLSVMSTLSSAIGAGCCCYWTEAFKAVADNFLESRKRREKIRKGVSSAKTLGEKLKEKLDDNEDLKDIRAIEKLDKALGKILDNLPIAEAALETDYNAINAMLAALTVAEKVPAAGKVANYYKEAIKGITNGIGNVRSGPFDRLVTTIILDCEDPPGSADAKDLSSMQTMLLISGKRKVSFSDFDKTCGGGN, encoded by the coding sequence ATGCCATCCAAACAACGCATCGATCCGATGCGTTTTGCCCGGCGTAATTGCGAGAAGACAAAAGGGACAACGCCAAGAAACCCAAAGTGCCCGAAAAATAAGGACAGTGAAGCGACGCCGAAAGGAGAGCACCGCAAAGAACCCATGGATCTCGAAAGGGTGAGATTTAAAAGGGACAGGCTAAATAGATTTGACATCATCTCCGGAACACTGGTCGGTGAATATGGCTTCAGCACCAAGCCATTCGTGGACGGACTCGATTGGTATTACTACGGCTTTAGGTATTATGATCCCGTGACGGGGAGGTGGCCATCAAGGGATCCGATTGAGGAACGTGGTTTTAATGTCCTTTTGAATGCTAATGGCACTGGTGATTTTCGAATTCTTATGTCTAATGCATCTCAAGGTAATTCCTATCTCATGATTTGGAACGCCTTGATTGGGAAGATTGATTATCTCGGCCTTTCAGATGCTGATAAATTATCCGTAATGTCGACTCTTTCTTCAGCGATCGGAGCTGGGTGCTGTTGTTACTGGACGGAGGCATTCAAAGCTGTAGCCGATAATTTCTTAGAAAGTAGAAAAAGGCGCGAAAAGATTCGGAAGGGGGTCAGTTCAGCGAAAACCCTTGGAGAGAAGCTCAAGGAGAAATTAGATGATAATGAGGATTTGAAAGATATCCGTGCAATTGAAAAGTTAGATAAGGCGTTGGGTAAGATTCTTGACAACCTGCCTATTGCCGAAGCTGCATTGGAAACCGATTACAATGCCATAAATGCGATGCTTGCCGCTCTCACAGTAGCAGAGAAGGTTCCGGCAGCTGGTAAGGTTGCAAATTATTATAAAGAAGCAATTAAGGGAATTACAAACGGCATAGGAAACGTTAGATCGGGCCCGTTTGATCGATTAGTCACAACAATAATATTAGATTGTGAGGATCCTCCAGGATCGGCTGATGCTAAAGATCTGTCTTCAATGCAGACTATGTTATTGATTTCAGGTAAACGAAAGGTGAGCTTCTCAGACTTCGACAAAACTTGTGGTGGAGGTAATTGA
- a CDS encoding DNA polymerase III subunit gamma/tau, whose protein sequence is MNLSEALPEALRKTRAVEVLERSLANNRLGHGILLHGESLLGLEQIVKAIASQLLETERAPYEHPDCFTLRPSGKARMIRVGKSDETNTMRQLVINIQKSSNQGGRKVGIVFDADRMNPASANAFLKTLEEPPAGTTLFLLTTRPYDLLDTIRSRCLNFRVPAALDVVDHPDWQNWARDYREWLNRLIAGPNKKTVPHIILGAYGLNARFQSILSEITAEAWKEQKTALPENVTSEEKDAMEAGLSKGFRKQLLSEIEKMTATYARDLEKTNPGRLPAIALDRATDSLEKSAGLLELNFNQAAALERFFLTSLRIWTAAR, encoded by the coding sequence ATGAATTTATCTGAAGCCTTACCTGAAGCCCTGCGCAAGACCCGGGCTGTCGAAGTACTCGAACGTTCCCTGGCCAACAACCGGCTGGGACACGGCATCCTTCTACACGGGGAAAGCCTCCTCGGGCTGGAGCAGATCGTCAAGGCGATCGCCTCCCAGCTACTGGAGACCGAGCGCGCCCCCTATGAGCATCCGGACTGCTTCACGCTCCGTCCCAGCGGCAAGGCCCGGATGATCCGTGTGGGTAAGTCCGACGAGACCAACACCATGCGGCAGCTCGTCATCAATATCCAAAAATCCTCCAATCAGGGCGGCCGGAAAGTCGGCATCGTCTTTGACGCGGACCGGATGAACCCGGCCTCCGCCAATGCCTTCCTCAAGACCCTGGAAGAACCGCCGGCAGGCACCACGTTGTTTCTTCTCACAACCCGCCCCTATGATCTACTTGATACCATCCGCAGCCGCTGCCTGAACTTTCGCGTACCGGCAGCCCTGGATGTTGTGGACCATCCTGATTGGCAAAATTGGGCCCGTGACTACCGTGAATGGTTGAACCGGCTCATCGCCGGGCCGAATAAAAAGACCGTCCCCCACATCATACTGGGCGCCTACGGCCTGAACGCCCGCTTTCAAAGCATTCTTTCTGAAATCACGGCGGAGGCATGGAAAGAACAGAAGACGGCGCTCCCGGAAAATGTGACGTCGGAGGAAAAAGATGCAATGGAAGCAGGGCTAAGCAAAGGCTTCCGCAAACAACTCCTGAGCGAGATCGAAAAGATGACCGCGACCTACGCGCGCGACTTGGAAAAGACCAACCCGGGACGGCTGCCCGCGATCGCACTGGACCGGGCAACCGACAGCCTGGAAAAATCCGCCGGGCTGCTTGAACTGAACTTCAACCAGGCGGCGGCTCTCGAGCGCTTCTTCCTGACCTCACTCCGAATTTGGACGGCGGCGCGATAA